A stretch of DNA from Candidatus Latescibacter sp.:
CAGCTCCCTGGAAAGCGAGCCGATGGAAACATGCCGTTGCCCGTCATAAATGAGCATTTCATATATCTCGTCGGACAGGACATGGATACCGGATTCGACTATTACCTTGCCGAGTTCCCCAAGCTCTTCCCCGCTGTAAATCATTCCTGTCGGATTGGAAGGGGTGTTCATGATAAGCAGACGGGTACGGGGGGTGATCGCCTCCTTCAATTGAAGATGAGTGATCTTGAAACCGTTCTCTTCCCTGCAGGGAATGATTACCGGTTTTCCGCCCGCCAGGCATACCATTTCCGGGTACGAGAGCCAGTAGGGCGAAGGGATGATCACTTCGTCGCCCGGACCGATCATGGAGAATATCACCAGGAAATCGCTGTGCTTTGCCCCGCAGTTCACCATCACCTGGGCGGGTGCATAGTCCAGACCGTTGTCGCGATGGAATTTGTCACAAATAGCTTTTTTCAATTCCGCAATGCCGGAAGAAGCGGTATACCGTGTGAAACCGCTCCGGATGGCTTCGCAGGCGGCATCGCAGATGTGTTTTGGAGTATCGAAATCAGGCTCCCCCGCGCTTAAAGGAATAACATCGATTCCACGGGCTTTCATCGCGTTGGCCCGGGCGCTGATCGCCAGGGTCATTGAAGGTTTGATATTTCGGACTGCGGGCGAAAGAATCATGCATTCTCCTTCGTCAGGTGGTGTATTCCGCGTTTATGTTAATGTATTCATGAGAGATGTCGGTGGTATAGATTACCGCATCCGCCTGTCCCATACCCAGATTTACATCAACGGTTATCTCACGGGTGTTCAATTTTTTCCTCATCTCATGTTCGTTTATGAGAAGCGCACGCCCGGCATCGAACAGGGGAACACCTTGTAGGGCGATGGTGACATGCGCCTCGTCGATGGCAACTCCCGAATATCCTGCGGCGCAGATGATTCTTCCCCAATTGGGATCGCATCCGAAGAAAGCTGTTTTCACCAGCGGTGAATTGGCGATGGATAGACCAACCTGTCGGGCGTCCTCTTTACCTGCCGCACCTGCAACCCGGATAGTGATGAATTTCGTCGCCCCTTCGCCGTCGCTGACCAGCGCTTTCGCCATGCGCAGGCAAACCTCGGTCAAACCCTCGGTGAACTGGTCGAATGCCCTGGAACGGCTTTTCAGTGACGTATTTCCTGCCCTGCCGTTGGCCAGCACGAGCACCGTATCGTTGGTGGACATGTCTCCATCAACCGTGATGCAGTTGAAGCTTACCGAAACGGCATGTTTCAGCGCTCTGCGGAGAACCGCCGACTCGATATCCGCATCCGTGGTGATGAAACACAAGAGGGTAGCCATGTCCGGACAGATCATTCCGGCGCCCTTGGCAATCGCTCCGATCCGGACAAACGCATCGCCCATATCGATTTCAACAGCGGTTTCTTTCGGAACGGTGTCTGTGGTCATGATTGCCCGCGCCGCAAGATTTCCGCTGGCTCGTGAAAGGCTGCCGATCGCCCGGGGAATTCCGGCCACTACCCGATCGATGGGGAAAGGTCTCCCGATCACTCCTGTGGAAGCCACCAGTATCTCGGAAGGGTCGCATATCAGATAACGGGCTGTTTCGATGGTCATGGTCATGGCGGCGGCAATTCCATCTTCGCCGTTACAGGTATTGGCGTTGCCGCTGTTGGCGATTATGGCCCGTGCGCTCCCGTTCTGTAGATTCTCACGGCTCACCAGCACCGGAGCTCCTTTGATACGGTTGGTAGTAAACATGCCGGCGCAGGAGGCGGCAGAGTCGGAAGCGATAATCACAAGATCCGGTCTTCCCGGATATTTAATTCCACATTCGGCTGTTCCTGCGCGGAAACCGAGAGGCGCCGTGATTCCTCCGGGTATGTCTTTCAATACCAAACTCCTTATGAGAACAGACACTTTTTGATATTCCTGATTGCCTGATTGATGCGATGCTCATTTTCCACAAGCGAGATCCGGATATACCCGTCGCCAAGTCCGCCGAAAGCGATCCCCGGGGAAACAACTACCTCGGCTTCCTTGAGAAGTTTCATCGAAAACTCCATGGAACCCAGTGCGTGGTATTGCTCCGGTATAGGCGCCCAGATATACATGGTCGCACGGGGACGCGGGACGTCCCACCCTATCTTGGCCAGCCCGTCAATAAAGACATCACGGCGCTTCTGGTAGATTTTTACCGTCTCCGTCACACAGTCCTGGGACCCGTCAAGCGCAGCAATGGCCGCCACCTGGACGGGTGTGAAAATTCCGTAATCGAAATATCCTTTGATGCTGTAAAGGTCCTGAACTACCCGTGCGCTACCGACGCAGAAACCGACCCGCCAGCCGGCCATGCTGTATGCTTTCGACATGGTGGTAAATTCGACCGCTATGTCTTTGGCGCCGGGGATCTGGAGAATGCTCGGCGGCGCATACCCGTCAAATCCCAACTGCGCATACGCGAAATCGTGTACAACGATGGTATTTGTGCGCCTGGCGAATTCAATAATCTCGCCGAAGAAATCCAGATCGACACAGGCGGTAGTCGGGTTATGCGGAAACGAGAGCACTATGGCTTTCGGTTTCGGCCAGATCTCGCGGGAAATATCCTCCATCGCCGGGATGAATCCGGTTTTTTCGGTCAGCGGAACCGCAACAACATTCCCTCCTGCGATCACCACGCTGTAGATGTGCACCGGGAAGGTGGGATTGGTCACCATGACCGAATCGCCGGTATCTAGCAGGGCCAGCATGAGATGGGAAAGCCCCTCTTTCGACCCCAAAAGGGCAATGGATTCTGTTTCCCAGTCGAGATCGACATCGTAGAGATGCTTGTACTGCCGGCAGACGGCCTTTCGGATATTCGGAATTCCACGGCTTGCAGAATAACGGTGCGTTTTCGGGTCCCCCACCGCCTCGCGCAGTTTTTCCACCACTGCCGGAGGAGAGGGTATGTTTGGATTGCCCATCCCGAAATCGATTATATCGATGCCCTCTCGGCGCATCTTCAATTTTTGATCGTTCAGCCTGCCGAACAGGTAGGGAGGAAGCTTTTCCAGCCGTGCTGAGCGCCTGTATTCATTATTCATGAAGTAAATAGCCTTTCTATAAGTTAGCTCTCAACTCATTTTTGAATCTATGATCCCCCCTGCCTTCGGCATCCCCCCTTATTAAGGGGGGAACTTCAAAAAGGAGATACACTTTCTCCCTTCACGAGAAGCTTCCAATTGAAGGGTTTTCCCCCCTTAATAAGGGGGGTCAGGGGGGATCCAATCTTTTAGACCAACATTCCCTTTTGCCAAAATATAATTGAATTTTATGCCTCTTTTTCTCTCCGCATATCCAGGATCAGCTTGTAGGAGAGGCTATCCACCAAAGCAATATAGGAGGCGTCGATAACATTTTCCGATACTCCCACCGTCCCCCAGGAATCGACGCCGTCAGATGATTCAATCAGCACCCGCACCCGTGCGGCCGTGCCTTCGTCGGAATCAAGCACCCGAACCTTGTAGTCCTCAAGCCTGACCTCGGAAAGCGAGGGATAAAACCGGTTGAGCGCTTTACGAAGCGCGCTGTTCAACGCATCCACCGGGCCGTCCCCCTCGGCGGCGGTATGTTCCTCGGCGCCTTCCACAGAGAGTTTGATTGTAGCCTCGCTCACCATGGAGCCGTCATCGCGGCGGTCGGTAATAACGCGGAATCCCTCGAAAGAGAAGGGAGGCGTGTACCCTTCGATAATCCGCGCCGCGAGTATCTCGAAAGAACCCTGGGCGGCTTCGTACTGGTATCCTTCATGCTCTTTCCGTTTCAGCTCGGCCAGAACCGCTTTGACCAGCGGCCCGTTCCTGTCAAGGTTCATGTAGAAGCTGCTCAGCTTGGATAGTACTGTCGACCTGCCGGATTGATCAGAAAGCAGAAATCTCCGCTGGTTGCCGACCAGTTCCGGATCGACATGCTCGAACGTACGAGGATTCTTGAGCACGCCGTCGATATGTGCGCCTCCCTTGTGCGCATAAGCGCTCTCGCCGACATAGGGCTGACGGTGGTTATGGGATTCGTTGGCGATCTCCGATACAAACCTTGAAATGTCCATCAGACCTGAAAGACGGCCCTCCGGGAGACATTCCACACCCAGTTTGAGCACGAGGTTCGGTATGGTGGTGCAGAGGTTATCATTCCCGCAGCGCTCGCCGAAACCGTTGATGGTTCCCTGCACCTGGGAAGCGCCGTGCACAACCCCGACAAGAGTGTTCGCCGCGCTCATGCCCGCATCATTATGGCAGTGCATCCCGAATGGTATGCCGATCCGCTTCTTCACTTCATCGCAGATCGATGCTGTCTCCTCCGGGATACTTCCCCCATTGGTGTCACAGAGCACGATGATTTCGGCGCCGCCCTCTTCCGCAGCCTGAATAGTTCTGAGCGCGTACTCCGGCCTGGCCTTATAGCCGTCGAAAAAATGTTCGGCGTCATAAAAAACACGCCGTCCCTGCGCCCGGAGAAACCGTATCGAATCTTCGATCAGACCGATGTTTTCATCGAGAGATATCCGCAGCACCTCTTCCACATGGAGATCCCAGCTTTTCCCGAATATGGTCACAATCTCCGTATCGGCGTCAATGAGCGTACGGAGAATCGGATCCTTTTCCGGGGAGTTTGAAGCCCTTCGTGTCGAGCCGAACGCCGTCACCTTGGAAACAGATAGCCGAAGCTTTCCGACCTCACGGAAAAAATTCAAATCCTTGGGACTTGTGTAATTCGGCCAGCCTCCTTCGATATACTTCACCCCGAGACCGTCAAGCTTTTCTGTGATAAGCAGCTTGTCATCCATGCTGAAACTGATGGCCTCAGCCTGAGCGCCGTCACGGAGGGTGGAATCGTATATGTCCACATGCCGTATCGTATTTTTCGTATTTGTATCAGTCATGCCGCCATTCCGCCCGGTTATGATTCCCGCACGTTATAACCCTTCCCGCCAAATTGATCACATTTTTCAAGCCACAACCGCCATACTCATTGTATTCACGCTTGAGTGCGGCCTGTCTTTCCTTATACAATTTGAGATCCATCTTTTTTATCGGGAGGAGCTACTCTATTGAGATAGTCCCAGTATTCTCCCGGACTTCCAGGTATATTCTCCACTGTGAATTCGACTGCTTTCGCAATTTCCTTCACTTTGTCCCGCAGGATGGTCTGCATGCATCTCGGTACATGTTCTTTATAATGCCGATGAATGCGTACACAGTTATAACAATCCCCATGCCATTCACACTTGACATTCGGGCACGAACATTTTGCTTCTGCACCAGAAGCCAGCACAGCCCGTATATCTTTTATCTGTTCGATGAACTCTTCTTTGCTTTTCATTGTATTATGTCCTTATTTACTTTGCATCATAACATATTTTATTGCGTTTCTTTTCAAAATAGATGCCGAAACGGTTTCATCGTTCCCGCAAAGCGGCAACAAGTTCGGCATGACACCTGTCATCCTGAACTCGTTGCCGCTTTGCGGGAACGATAAAACCGTTTCAGGATATAAACACTCAAAACAAGCTCAATTATTTATGTCGTAATGTATAATTGCTTCGGGTGCAATTTCATCACTTCGCAATTTCCTCGCACACCGCGTCGCCTACCTCGGCTGTGCTCATTCCCATTTTACCCGCCGCCATGCTAATCATTTTCCGGGAAATGACTTCGATACAGGCTTTTTCCAGAATCGCCGCGGCTTTGGTTTCGCCCAGGTAATCGAGCATCATCTGGGCGCTCAGGATGGCGGCCATGGGATTTATCTTGCCGGTTCCGGTATATTTCGGAGCGCTCCCCCCTATCGGCTCGAACATGGAGACGCCTTCCGGGTTGAGGTTTCCTCCGGCGGCGATGCCCATACCGCCCTGTATGACCGCGCCGAGGTCGGTGATGATGTCACCGAACATGTTGTCGGTGACTATGACATCGAACCATTCCGGGTTTTTCACCATCCACATGCAGGTGGCGTCAACATGCGCATAATCGCGGGCTATATCGGGGTAATCCGCCGCGCCGACCTCGTGGAAAGCCCGCTCCCAGAGGTCCCAGGCGAAAGTGAGCACATTGGTTTTGCCGCAGAGTGTCACCTTACGGTCTTTGTTCCGTTTGCGGGCAAGCTCGAAAGCGAACCGGATGCATCGCTCCACCCCCTTGCGCGTGTTCACCGACTCCTGGATCGCCACTTCGTCAGGGGTGCCCTTTTTCATGAACCCGCCGCTCCCGACATACAATCCTTCCGTATTCTCGCGGACGACGATAAAATCAATATCCTTCGGTCCTTTTCCGGCAAGCGGGGTTTGAACCCCTTCATACAGTTTCACCGGCCGCAGATTGATATACTGGTCGAGGGCAAATCGCAGATTGAGAAGTATCCCCTTTTCAAGAATTCCCGGCCTTACCCCCGGATGGCCAATTGCGCCGAGCAGAATGGCATCGAACGTTTTCAGGGTTTCAACCGCATTGTCCGGCAGGATTTCCCCGGTTTTCAGGTAATGTTCGCCGCCCCAGTTAAAATGCACCGTCTCATAGGTGAATCCAACCTTGCCCGCCGCCGCTTTCAGGCATTTCAACCCCTCGGCCACCACTTCCGGCCCGGTGCCGTCGCCGCCTATAACTGCGATTCGTTTCAATTTATCCTCTCTTTAATAGATTCGTAACAAGATTTCCTATGGTGTTTTATACCTCACCCCCTGCCCCTCTCCTAGTCAGGAGAGGGGTGACTCTAAAAGGCCGTATTTTCCCTCTCCTGAATAGGAGAGGGTGGCCAAAGGCCGGGTGAGGTTACTCTTTAATCGATTGCAGCAGCCCGCCCGCCTCGGCAATCCGGAACGCAAAATCAGGCAGCGGTACGAACCGCAATTCCTTCCCGCTGGTGAGATTGCGGATGATTCCGGCGCGAAGCTCGATCTCCAGTTCGTCGCCATCCTTCACCGCGCCGATGACGCCTTTGCACTCAACTACCGGAAAACCGTTGTTGACGGCGTTACGGTAGAAAATGCGCGCGAAGCTTTCCGCCGCAACGCATCCCACCCCGGCTCCACGGAGCGCCCATATCGCATGTTCCCGCGAGGAGCCGCAGCCGAAATCGAAACCGGCGACAATAATATCCCCGGGCTTCACTTTCAGTACAAACTCACTGTCGATATCCTCCATAGCGTGGAGGGCCAGCTCTTCCTCGCTGTCGGTATTGAGGTAGCGGGCAGGAATGATTTCATCGGTATTGATATGGTCCCGGGTATATACGTGCGCTCTGCCTTTCATAGAATCATCTCCCTCGGATCGGTGATATGACCGGTGACCGCTGTAGCCGCGGCTGTCGCCGGGCTGGCAAGATAAACTTCGCTCTCCGGAGAACCCATCCGTCCCACAAAATTACGGTTGGTGGTGGAAACACAGCGCTCGCCCGCCGCCAGAATCCCCATGTAGCCGCCGAGACAGGCGCCGCAGGTCGGAGCGGACACCACGCATTTCGCATCGCTGAATATGTCGAACAGGCCTTCTTTCATCGCCTGACGCCAGACCGTGGTCGAAGCCGGCACCACGATGCACCTCGTTCCCTCGGCCACTTTCCTTCCCCGCAGGATACGGGCGGCGATCCGCAGGTCCTCGATCCGTCCGTTCGTGCAAGAGCCGATGTATACCTGGTCGATCTTTATATCTTTCGCCTCTCTGGCCTTACGGCCATCGGAGGGCAGGTGCGGAAACGCTACCATCGGCTCCAGGCCGGAGCAGTCAATCTCGATCACTTTGGAGAACTCTGCATCCGGGTCGGAAGTATTGACGGTGAAATCTTCATCGCTCCGGGCGCGGACATACTCGATGGTTTTTTCGTCGGGATTGATAATCCCCGATTTCGCCCCGGCCTCGATGGCCATGTTGGTGATGGTGAACCGGGCCTCAACCGAAAGCTCGTCGATCACCGGGCCGATGAACTCCATAGCCTTGTACAGAGCGCCGTCCACTCCAATCTGACGGATTATTTCGAGAATCACATCCTTGGAATACACCCCTTTCGGGAGAGAACCGGCGAGCACAAATTTCATGGTTTCCGGCACCCTGAACCACAGTTCCCCGGCATAGATTGCCGCCGCCAGATCTGTAGAGCCGATTCCGGTGGAAAACGCCCCCAGAGCGCCGTGTGTACAGGTGTGCGAATCTCCGCATACGATGGTCCGTCCGGGCAAAACCCAGCCGTCCTCAGGCAAAACCACATGGCAGACTCCGTTTTCGCCGACTTCATAGTAGTTTTTGAGGTGGTGTTTACGCACCCATTCACGGAGGCGCTTGGCCAGCTCTGCGCTCTTGATATCCTTGTTGGGTACAAAATGGTCAGGTATCACCACGATCTTCTCCGGATCGAAAACCCGGTCCATCCCCAGTTTCTGGAGCATGCTGATAGCCGGAGGGGTGGTGACATCATGGCACATCACAATGTCCAGCCTGGCATTTATCAGTTCTCCCGGCCGTACGGTTTTTCTTCCAGAATGAGCGGCCAGTATCTTTTCGGTTATGGTCATTCCCATTATACTTTATCTCCATCCCCCGCATCAGGCAAGTCATCCGGGGCTGAAATTCTCTGTTTTATCTTATTGAGTCCATCCACATACGCTTTTGCCGAAGCATCGAGAATATCGGTGGAAGAGCCGCGCCCGATAATCACGATCGAATGGTTCACCACCATGCGGAGTGTAACCTCCCCCATCGCCTCTGTCCCTGCGGTTACCGCCCGCAGCGAATACTCTTCAAGCTTGATGGGCATCCCGGCGATGGCATTGATCGCCTTGAACGTGGCATCCACAGGACCGTCGCCCCAGGCTGACTCCTGACGGACTTCCTCGCCCATCCTGATGCGCACTGTGGCGGTGGGAATGGTGGACGAGCCGCTGGAAATGTGGAAATATTCGAGTTTGAATACCTCCGGCACGCCGCGGATTTCATCCTCCACTATGGCGGCGATGTCTTCGTCAAACACTTCCTTTTTCTTGTCCGCAACTTCCAGGAACCGCTCAAAAGCGGTACCCAGCTCCTGCTCGGCCAGTTTGTAGCCCATGTCCTCAAGACGCTTTTTGAACCCGTGCTTGCCGGAATGACGGCCGAGGACGATTTTCATACCGTTCAGCCCGATCGATTCCGGAGTCATGATCTCATAGGTGGAGCGCTCCTTCAGGAGGCCGTCCACATGGATACCCGACTCGTGGGCAAAAGCGTTCGCTCCGACAATGGCCTTGTTCGGCTGCACCCGTATACCGGATAGATTTGATACGAGCTGGCTTGTACGGTAAATCTCCCGCGTGTTTACCCCGGAATCGAATCCAATGAAATCATGGCGAACCTTGAGAGCCATGACCACTTCTTCGAGCGAAGCGTTTCCTGCGCGCTCTCCCAGGCCGTTGACCGCAACTTCCACCTGCCGTGCGCCGTTGCGTACGGCCATGAGCGAGTTGGCCACCGCCAGACCGAGGTCATTATGACAGTGTACGCTGAAAATAGCCTGGCCGGCATTGGGAACATTGCTCACGATATCGCGAACGAACACCCCGAATTCGGATGGAATGGCATATCCGACCGTGTCGGGCAGATTGATCGTTTTCGCTCCGGCCTCGATTGTTGCCTGAACAACTTCCCTGAGGAAGCCGAGGTCGCTCCGAAAAGCGTCTTCCGCGCTGAATTCGACGTCGTTTACCAGGCTTCCCGCCAGCTTTACCGCCTCGACAGCCATACGGAGCACCTCGTCCTCCTTTTTATGGAGCTTGAACTCCATGTGAATGGGCGAGGTGGCGATAAAGGTATGAATCCGCGGCCGTACTGCGTATTTCAGGGCCTCGTACGCGGAGACAATATCTTTTTCCAGGGTGCGTGCGAGACCGGCGATAACCGTGTTCTTGATTTCAGCGGAGCATGCCTGTACCGCTTCGAACTGCACCGCCGAGGAGACCGGGAATCCGGCCTCGATGATATCCACTCCCAGCCGCTCCAGTTGTACCCCTATCTGGACTTTTTCCTTAACGGAGAGCGACGCGCCGGGCGATTGTTCCCCGTCACGGAGCGTGGTATCGAATATGATGATTCGTTTATTGCTCATGGTTTTCAATCCTCTTTGAGATGGGTGGGCGCAGACCAGCGCCGTTTTTCAATGTTTGAAATTGAAAGTAGCTAAGGCCGCTTTCGCCGAGACCCGCGGAACGCTCGTCCACTTGTACCACCCCCTTTCAAGGATAAAATCCCCCCGCCGCTTTGCGGCGACCCCCTTGTTAAGGGGGTTAAAAAAAGGATAAAAAATAAAACCTCGTATATAATTCTCCCCTTAATAAGGGGAGATGCCGGCAGGCAGAGGGGATTTCTTACTCAGTTTATTGTGATGAATATATGCATATTTCTATTTGTGCAGCCAGCTCATCATGCCGCGTAGCTCTTTGCCCACAGTTTCGATGAGGTGCTCTTCGCCCATCCGTTTCAGGGCGTTGTATACCGGTCTTCCGGCCTGATTTTCCAGGATCCACTCACGGGCAAACTGGCCGGACTGAATCTCGCTGAGAATCTGGCGCATCTCCTCACGGGTTTCCTCGGTGATGATCCTTGTTCCGGTGACCAGGTCGCCATACTCGGCAGTGTCGCTGATGGAGCTGCGCATATTGGCGATGCCGCCTTCATAGATCAGGTCAACGATGAGCTTTACTTCATGGAGACATTCGAAATAAGCGATTTCCGGCTTGTAACCGGCCTCGACCAGGGTTTCGAAAGCTGCCCTGATAAGCTCGGTCAATCCGCCGCAAAGCACCACCTGTTCGCCGAAGAGGTCGGTTTCGGTCTCTTCGAGGAAAGTTGTCTCGATGATCCCGGCGCGGCCGGCGCCGATACCGCATGCATGAGCCAGGGCGAGTTCCCTGGCCTTTCCGGTGGGATCCTGCTGAACAGCGATAAGGGCTGGAACGCCGCCGCCCTGCTCAAACACACGCCGTACCAGATGGCCGGGCCCTTTGGGGGCGACCATGTACACATCCACATCTTTTGGAGGTTTTATCTGGCCGAAATGGATATTGAAACCGTGCGAGAATACCAGAGCCTTGCCCGGTTTGAGCCCCTTTTCGATGTCGCTCTTGTATATACGGGCCTGAAGTTCATCGGGAAGGAGTATCTGGATGATATCCGCTTTTTCAGCGGCTTCTGCGGCGCTTACGGGTTTAAATCCCATTTCCACAGCCAGTTTGTAATTCGCGGTATCCGGCAGCTCGGCAACGATTACCTTATATCCCGAATCGCGGAGATTCTGGCCCTGCGCATGTCCCTGGGAACCGAATCCGATGATGGCGATCGTTTTATTCTGCAATACGCTTCGGTCGGCGTCTTTGTCATAATACATCTTCATTGCGAACCTCCCTTTGATTATAACTTGATAAATGTGCTATACATGATGTAATAACAATTGAGTATTTTTTTGGTATAGATGCCGAAACGGTTTCATCGTTCCCGCTAAGCGGCAACAAGTTCGGCATGACGTCTTCACTGGTCACCCTTAACCCATTTGATGAAACCATTGCTGCCTCGCAGGTACTGTAAAGCCGTTGCTGCTTCGCAGGCACAATGAAACCGTGTCCTGCCCCCTCCGGGGGAAGGATGTCCGAAGGACAGAAAGGGGGCTGCATCCAATTATATCGTCCTTTGATAAATGCTAACTGTTTCATTTCCTTTCATGTATTCGAATTCAGTTCCCTTACCATGGCTACTTTGCCGGTGCGAACAAGCTCAACGATACCATACGGCTCCATGAGCTTGATGAACGCCTCGACTTTGTCCTCCGTTCCGGTGATCTGGATGGTGAGCGCGGTGTGGCCTATATCGATCACCTTGGCGCGGAAGACATCGGCCACTTCCAGAATCTCTGACCGCGCGCCGGTATCGCTTTTCACCTTTATCAGACACAGCTCCCGTGCAATATATGTGCCGTCCGGCAGATCGATCACTTCGATTACATCCACCAGTTTGTTAAGCTGTTTGATCACCTGATCCAGTACCCGGTCATCGCCATGAACCACAATGGTCATGCGAGAGACTGAAGGGGTATTGGTCTCCCCGACCGCAAGGCTGTCGATGTTGTAGCCGCGTGAGGAAAAAAGCCCGCTCACCCTGGCCAGAACGCCGAATTTGTTCTCCACGGTTACAGATATGGTGTGTTTCATATCTCATGACCCTCCATTATCTTGTAGATAGGCTCGCCGGGCGCCACCATCGGCCATACATTGGCCTCACGGTCGACTCTGAAATCAATGAACACCGGCCCCGGGATGTCGAGAGCCTTTTCAATCGCAGGCCGAACCTCTTCCGGACGCTCAACCCGGATTCCGTGGGCGCCATAGGCTTCGGCCAGCTTGACAAAATCCGGCTGGCACTCGATGTCGGTTCCCGAATACCGTTTATTAAAGAAAAGCTCCTGCCATTGACGAACCATGCCGAGGTAGCGGTTGTTGATTATTGCCACCTTCACCGGCACCTTCTCCTGAACAGCGGTAGCCAGCTCCTGGATATTCATCTGGATGGAACCGTCTCCGGCGATATCGAATACCACCTCTCCGGGACGCCCTATCTGGGCACCGATCGCCGCAGGAAAACCGAATCCCATCGTTCCCAGGCCTCCGGACGAGATGAACTGCCTCGGCTTATCGAATTTGTAGTAGAGGGCCGCCCACATCTGGTTCTGTCCCACCTCGGTGGTTATGATGGCCTCCCCTTTTGTAACCTCGTAGATTTGCTCCACCACATACTGAGGTTTCAGAACGCCGGGTTCGTCTACATAGA
This window harbors:
- the ilvN gene encoding acetolactate synthase small subunit; translated protein: MKHTISVTVENKFGVLARVSGLFSSRGYNIDSLAVGETNTPSVSRMTIVVHGDDRVLDQVIKQLNKLVDVIEVIDLPDGTYIARELCLIKVKSDTGARSEILEVADVFRAKVIDIGHTALTIQITGTEDKVEAFIKLMEPYGIVELVRTGKVAMVRELNSNT
- the ilvC gene encoding ketol-acid reductoisomerase: MKMYYDKDADRSVLQNKTIAIIGFGSQGHAQGQNLRDSGYKVIVAELPDTANYKLAVEMGFKPVSAAEAAEKADIIQILLPDELQARIYKSDIEKGLKPGKALVFSHGFNIHFGQIKPPKDVDVYMVAPKGPGHLVRRVFEQGGGVPALIAVQQDPTGKARELALAHACGIGAGRAGIIETTFLEETETDLFGEQVVLCGGLTELIRAAFETLVEAGYKPEIAYFECLHEVKLIVDLIYEGGIANMRSSISDTAEYGDLVTGTRIITEETREEMRQILSEIQSGQFAREWILENQAGRPVYNALKRMGEEHLIETVGKELRGMMSWLHK
- a CDS encoding 2-isopropylmalate synthase, encoding MSNKRIIIFDTTLRDGEQSPGASLSVKEKVQIGVQLERLGVDIIEAGFPVSSAVQFEAVQACSAEIKNTVIAGLARTLEKDIVSAYEALKYAVRPRIHTFIATSPIHMEFKLHKKEDEVLRMAVEAVKLAGSLVNDVEFSAEDAFRSDLGFLREVVQATIEAGAKTINLPDTVGYAIPSEFGVFVRDIVSNVPNAGQAIFSVHCHNDLGLAVANSLMAVRNGARQVEVAVNGLGERAGNASLEEVVMALKVRHDFIGFDSGVNTREIYRTSQLVSNLSGIRVQPNKAIVGANAFAHESGIHVDGLLKERSTYEIMTPESIGLNGMKIVLGRHSGKHGFKKRLEDMGYKLAEQELGTAFERFLEVADKKKEVFDEDIAAIVEDEIRGVPEVFKLEYFHISSGSSTIPTATVRIRMGEEVRQESAWGDGPVDATFKAINAIAGMPIKLEEYSLRAVTAGTEAMGEVTLRMVVNHSIVIIGRGSSTDILDASAKAYVDGLNKIKQRISAPDDLPDAGDGDKV